In Rhodospirillaceae bacterium, the following are encoded in one genomic region:
- a CDS encoding rRNA pseudouridine synthase, with product MTDPIKEPADLGEHLPDAKGQRLAKVIARSGLCSRREAERYIEQKRVQVDGKVIISPALNVTLDQIIVVDGQVIPDIEPTKLWRYYKPRGCLTTRHDPEGRATIYEYLPRQLQRLNAVGRLDFNSEGLLLLTNDGELVRQLTLPANHWLRRYRVAFTDRLTKGRCNVCKRD from the coding sequence ATGACAGACCCGATCAAAGAACCGGCAGATTTGGGCGAACACCTGCCTGACGCAAAAGGCCAGAGGCTGGCTAAAGTTATTGCCCGTTCCGGCTTATGTTCAAGACGGGAAGCAGAACGTTATATTGAGCAAAAACGCGTCCAAGTGGACGGCAAAGTTATCATTAGCCCAGCCCTAAACGTTACCCTTGACCAGATCATTGTGGTTGACGGTCAGGTTATTCCCGATATCGAACCCACGAAATTATGGCGGTACTATAAACCCCGCGGTTGCCTGACCACCCGGCATGACCCGGAAGGAAGGGCGACCATCTATGAATATTTACCCCGTCAATTGCAACGGTTAAACGCGGTTGGGCGGTTGGATTTTAATTCGGAAGGTTTATTGCTGTTAACCAATGATGGCGAACTGGTTCGCCAGTTAACGCTGCCAGCCAATCACTGGCTGCGGCGCTACCGGGTCGCGTTCACGGACAGGTTGACCAAGGGTCGTTGCAACGTTTGCAAGAGGGACTGA